Part of the Magnetococcales bacterium genome is shown below.
GAGGGGATGCTCCGGGTCGACAACCGTCTCCCGGGAGGCGTGGAGCGTGGTCGCCACCCTCTCGCCCAGCAAAAGCCGCAAACGGGTGCTATCGGGCCGATGCGCATCCGGCAGCAACCGCACGGTCTCCCCGACCCGGATGGGGTGTTTGAAGGCGGTTTTGAGCCACTTCAGCCTCCCCGAAACCAGGCCGCAGGCGACCCCCCTCTCCAGGGCCCACAGCAGGCCATGCACCCCATGCACCACCGTGCTCCCGAACAGCAGTCTGGCGCCGATCTCCGGATCCAGGTGCATGGGATTGAAATCACCGGACAGTTGCGCAAACTGCTGCTGATCGTGGGGGGTGAAGGTGCGTTGCATGGGTCAGGACGCAGGCTGAAAGGGCTCGGTGCAGCGACAGACCTGATCATCGTCATGCTGGCCATCGGAAAAGCGCAGAACCAGGAGCATGAGGTCACACGGCAGCCGAGCCGTCATGGATCCAAACCCCCAGCCTCATCCATGGCAATGGGAACTTGGGGATCTTTCCATGCTGACACCGGTAGCCGCCACAGGGACTCCTCCCCTTCGTTGCCCAGGTGGTGAAAACCGAGTTTGCCATAAAGCTCCCGGACCAGGGCGTTGCGGGGTGTCGGACGATAACGACCCCTCAGGGCCACCATGCCGCGCTCCCGGGCCCAGCGGACAAGTTGCCCGCATACCGCCTCCTCAACCCGCCGGCCAATGACCCGGCAACTCATCAACCATGTGTCGATCTCCCACTCCTGTCCCAAGGTGCGGCAGATGACCACGCTGATCAAACCGTGGTCGTCGAGACGATCCCTCAGCCGGACCTGCATGGTGGTCGCGCCGGGATCCCGGGTCAGGGCTGAGGTCTCTGTCTCGCTGTAACGAACGGTGGATGAACTGATTGGCGACGCGGGAGAGATTCCCCTTTATCTGGACCCGGAGCTGGCACACGCCCTTTTTCCCGACCTGTTGCGCGTTTTGGGGCCGGCGCAACTGGCCATGCTCCTCGCCACCACCCGGCTTGTCGGCATGGTCTGCCCGGGCATGGAGTCCCTGTTTTGTGCGCTCTCCCTGACCTTTGCACCCCACACCACCCCGGATCCCCCCGTGTTGAACTATCAGGTGCCAGGCTGGGACGAGCGGTTCTCCCTGTTGTCGATCCAGGTTCATGGTTTTGGATGCACCGGGATGGTGAACGCCATGCTGCGTCCCCGGCCTGATCACGACCTTTGACAGCCTTGCCGAACCCCGGAGAGGTGATCGGCCAATAAATTTTTGATCCGGGCAAATCCCGGGTGGTTGTCATCCATGCAACCGTTGATTTGCGCAAACATGATTGCATTGATCTCTTTTTGCATGTTCGCAA
Proteins encoded:
- a CDS encoding MaoC family dehydratase, with protein sequence MQRTFTPHDQQQFAQLSGDFNPMHLDPEIGARLLFGSTVVHGVHGLLWALERGVACGLVSGRLKWLKTAFKHPIRVGETVRLLPDAHRPDSTRLRLLLGERVATTLHASRETVVDPEHPL